The sequence CGCGGCATCCGCATCCTGTCCCACCCCTCGCTGCAGGGCCGGGTGGGCCCTCAGCAGCAGTTCCTCGATATCGTCCTGCACGCCGAGCTCGGCCTGGACGACCACCTGGACACCCTCTACGCCGAGAACGACATGGACCCGGTCACCGGGACCGTCGCCGACGACGCGCCCGAGCCGATCGGCACCGCCCCGCTTCCCGGCAGCCGGGGCGGCGACGAAACCGGCAGAATGGACGCGTTCGTGCTCTTCGAACGCGGCGAGATCACCAGCCGCGTCGTGCACGACTCCGAGCGCGTCGAGAGCCGGCGCGCCGAACGTGAACGCGAAGCCCTCGCCCAGCGCTACGCACTGTATGCGGCCGGTACCGACAGCCCTGTGTCGTTCGAGCAATACGTCGATGTCGTACGAGCGCTGCATGACTGACAGCCTCGGCCGCACCCTCGCGGTCGCCACTGGCCCCGACGCCTTCCTCGCGGCCGAACGTGCCGGCGGACAGGAGGGGCGCTTCGCTCCGTTCGAGGAGCTGGCCGCGACCGTCATGACGACCAGCTTCACCGGCACGGCGCCGGTGGAACTGTCCGCCGACGGACACTTCTCCCTGCGCCTGCCGCCGTCGGCGCGCGCAGCCATGAACGGCTGGTTCGACCTCGCAAGGCAGCAGGCCAAGGGTGCCTGGTGGCTGCCCGAGAGCACCGTGGTCAAAGCCGGCCCGGTCAATCTGCCCGCCTACTACACGAGCAACCCGCGGTGGGCCGCGAACATCGCCGCCATGGTCTCCGCGCGCTCCCCACTCGCCAGCAACCCTGATGCATTCGCCTGCTGGGCGCTGCTCATCCCCTACGCCACCGACCTGCTCGCCCCGCTGGCCCTGCGCGGACCGCAGGCCGGCGCCCTCGAGCCCACCGCAGCCAGCGCCGCCTGGGCCGACGCCGAGGCCCGCTTCCGCGCCCTGGGCCTGCTCACCGCGCCCGTGGAAACAGCGCTCGCCCGGCTGCGCCCGGGAGGCGGCTGGTCCCGCCTGACCCAAGACCAGCAGATCACCGCCCGCCAAGCCCTGGTCCACGCGCTCACGCCGGCGGTCGACACCACCACCACCGCCCGCTGGCGCGCCACCCAGCTGGCGCTGCTGGCGCAGCGCTACTACCTCAAGGCGAAGAAGGGCCGCCCTACCGCCCGCACCGTCCTCACCAAGGCACTGCAGCCCACCCTCGCCGCGTTCTTCGACGGCGACTGGCTCGCGTTCCTCGACTACCTGGGCGAGCAGCCGGCCGACGACGAACAGATCGTCACGACCCTGCCCACCCCCCGCCTGTATGTGCGCGCCTCCGCGAAAGTCGAGCAGATCGCCGCACAGCAGAAGTTGCCCGTCGAGCAGGTCGCCTCGATGGTCGCCAGCTACCTGGGCAGCGACGAGATCCGCTCCCCCATCGAGCAGCGCGTCACCGTTCTACGCCACTACTGGGAGACCTTCGACGCCCTCCACGCCGCCCAGCGCCCCGGCCAACCGCCGCTGCTCGAGCTGGTCGGCGACCCCTGGATCCCCCCGGACGAGGACGAAGCCTTCCCCACCCCCGTCTACGAGCGCGTCCTGCCGCCGCAGCTCCTCGCCAAAACCGAGAAGCTGTGGGGCTCGGAATGCCATCCGCGCTACCCCGACCGCCTAGTCTCCGCGCTGCTGCCCCAGGCCAGCATGGCCGAAGCGTTCGGGCCCGCACTCACGTTCTGGCACGAAATCGCCCTGAGCACGTGGTACATCTGCGAAGGCCCCTACGCCCGCAGCGACCTACACGGCCTGGCTGACTACCACGCCCGCCGCACCGACGCTTTGAAGGCCACCGGCACCCCGGTCGATCTGAACCTGTTCACCGAACTCGCCGACGCAGACCAGCGCCTGGGACCGCCCCAGGACATCCAGCGCCCCATCAAGATGGACCACCCCGACGGCTACACCATCACCGCCACCACAACCGTCGGCCAGCGCCGCGACGGCTTCCCCCTCCTACGCGACATCATCACCCGCCACCGCCGGACCTGGGCCCGCCAACACCTCGAGACCGCACTCGGCTCATGGGAAGGACAGCTGCAGGAGGTCTCCCGCGAGCTCAACCGGGCCGCCAACGGCCGCGGGAAACCTCTGACCGTCAAGCAGTTCGCCCGGATCGCGGCACCCGTCGCGAACCGGTGGTTCGGCGGCGACCTGGCCGCCCTGTGCGCGGCCATCGGCGAGAAGACCCCCGTGCAGCAAGAACGCATCCACCTGCTGCCCTACGACCGCACCGCCCTGTGCCGCCACCTGTTCCACGCCCTGGGCGGCCGCTACGTCACCAACACCGGCGGCGACGTGCCCGGCTTCCAGCAAAGCTGGGCCATGACCCGCCTCGTGGCCCAAGCCCCCCGCCTCATCCAGCTCGAAGAACTCCTCGGCCGCACCCCCACCGAAAAGGAATTCCGCGCACCGTCCTACACCTGGCCCGAAGGCCTGACCTACCCGGCCTACACCGCCGCCACCCAGCAGGCCCGTCTCGACCTCCCCCTCACCCGTACCACCAAGGCAGAACAAGAACCCGCCACACAGCCCACACCCTCCACTCCCCCCGACCCCCGCAAACACCCCGACACCGACCCCGCAGCAGCCACCCTCACCACCAGCACCTCCGGTGCAGCCCGAACGCCGACGCACACTCCTCAACCGCCTACTCGGACGCAACTGAGCCAGAGGGCGGCGGCCCCGGCCGGGGCCACGCTCTCGCCGACAACTGGAACATGACCTGAACCTTCCACAGGGATCCGGACGAGGACGCGTACGAAGGGCTCCAGCGTGTCTGCGCGCTCTTCGGCCTGGACACCGCTCATCCCACGGCGGATAGGGGTAGCGCTCCATCCCTTCCTCGTTGATGGCGCTATTTGAATCTCCCCAGTTGCTGCTCGGTCGTGGGGCAAACTTGCTCTGTTGATCTCCCCACCCTTCGTGTGACCTTGTTCGGTCTTTTCGCGTGATGTTGCCCGGCGTGTCGAATGGGCCCGGGTGTGTCGTGGAGAGCCTGCGTGAGCCATGAGTTCGGCCTGGTCGGGGGCCTGAATGCTCACACGGGAGGAAGACGTGGACGCTCACGCTCTGCGTCGCCAAGGATGGACGATCTCGGCGATCGCACGGCATCTGGGCCGGGATCGCAAGACCATTCGCGCTTACCTCAACGGTGAGCGGGTCCCCGGTGAGCGACGGCAAGCGCCAGATGCGTTCGTGCCGTTCCTGCCGTATTGCCGGCAACGGCTTGCGGATGACCCCCACTTGTGGGCCTCGACGCTCTTCGACGAAGTGACCGCGCTCGGCTATCAGGGTGCGTACTCGACGTTCACGCGGGCGCTTCGCCGGTACCAGGTCCGCCCGCACTGCGAGCCCTGCCACGCCTCTACCGGCCGCAACGTCGCGGTGATCGCGCACCCGCCGGGCGAGGAGATTCAGTTCGACTGGCTTGAGCTGCCGGAGGCCCCGGAGGGGTGGGGAGTGGGTGAGCATGCCCATCTCCTGGTCGGGGCGCTCGCGCACTCGGGCCGGTGGCGGGCCGTGCTGTCGGAGTCCGAGGACTTCCCGCACCTGATCCAGGCCCTGGACGAGGTGATGCGCAAGCTCGGCGGGACCACGCGCAGGTGGCGGTTCGACCGGATGGCGACAGTCTGTTACCCCTCCAGCGGGCAGATGACCGCAGCGTTCGCCGCGGTCGCGAAGTACTACGGAGCCGGGGTGGACATCTGCCCGCCTCGCCGCGGCAACCGCAAGGGTGTCGTCGAGAAGGCCAACCACTCGGCCGCGCAACGCTGGTGGCGCACGGTTCCCGACGGGCTGAGTGTCCTCCAGGCCCAGTCCGGCGTCGACAAACTCGCCGTCCGGATGGACGAGCGGCGCCGCCGCATCGACGGCGTGGTGACCACGGTCGGCGAACTCGCCGCGGCCGAGCCGTTGTTGGACATCCCGGTGCGGCCCTTCCCGGCCGAGCTGGAGGTCGAGCGGACAGTCAGCCCGCAGAGCCTGGTGCAGTTCGACGGCAACTTCTACTCCGTGCCGCCGGGACTGCCCGGGGTCCAGGTCAAGGTGGTGCACCGCCTGGGCGAGGACCATCTGCGGATCGCGACCGCGGGCCGGGCGGTGATCGCCCAACACCGCCGGGCCCCGCGCGGCGCCGGGCAGACCGTCCGCGACGACGGCCACGTCATCGCGCTGGAGCGGGCGGTGCTGGCGTCGTTCTCCGACCGGGCCCCCTGCAAGAACAAGGTCCGCAAGCCGCCTTCGGCGGCCGCGCTCGCGGAAGCCGAGCGCCTGCGCGGCCAGACCGTGGCCGGCAGTCCGGCCGAACGGGTCGTGATCGACCTGTCCCACTATGCCGCCGTGGCCGACCGGCTGCGGAGTGTTCCCCCGCCGACGAAGGAGGAGAACCCGGAGTGAGTACGTCGCCCATGCAGATGAGCGAAGCACGCCGCTTCCAGCAGCTGCGAGGCCACCTGTCCTACCTCAAACTCAACGACGCTGCCGAGGCGTTGAACCGGGTCCTGGACCAAGCCCGCACCGAACGGATGTCGCTGACCGCGGCCCTGGAAAGGCTGCTGGAGATCGAGGTCGAGGCCACCGAGGCCCGCCGGCTGGCCGCCCGGCTCCGCTTCGCCTGCCTGCCCGAACCCTGGACACTCAACGACTTCGACTTCGCCGCCCAGCCCGGCGTCGACGAGAAACTCATCCGCGACCTGGCCACCCTGCGCTTCCTCGACGACGCCTCCAACGTGCTGTTCGTCGGCCCGCCCGGCGTCGGCAAGACCATGCTCTCCGTCGCCCTGGCCCGGGCCGCGGTCGAGGCAGGACACCGCGTCTACTTCACCACCGCCGCCGAGCTGGCCGCCAAATGCCACAAAGCCGCCCTCGAAGGCCGCTGGAAGACCTGCATGAACTTCTTCGCCGGACCGAAACTCCTGGTCATCGACGAACTCGGCTACCTCCCCCTGCCCGAAGACGGGGCATCGGCCCTGTTCCAGGTGATCAACCAGAGGTATCTGAAATCCTCGACGATCTTGACGACAAACGTCGGGATCGCCGACTGGGCCGGCGCCTTCGGTGACGCCACGGTCGCCGCCGCCATGCTCGACAGACTCCTGCACCGGGCCGCGGTCGCCGGCATCGACGGCCCCTCCTACCGACTGCGCGGCCACCAGAACCAGGCCGAGTCCCTCCGAGCCGGGGTGAACGCCCGTGTCTCCTGACAACGCCCCCGACACCACCGAGGTCACATCCGAGATGGCCCGTCGCTGTCCGGTCTGCGAGACCGTCTTCACCGTCGCCACCGCCACAAGCCGCCAGGTCTTCTGCTCACCCACCTGCAAGGAGACCAACCGCCAGAGCAAACCCGTCCAGCAGACCTGCCCGGCCTGCCAGACCGAATTCACCACCATGGCTGGCCAACGCCGGATCTACTGCTCGAACGAGTGCCGGATCACCTCCCGCACCAGCGAGGACGCCCAGGAGAAACGCACTTGTCCCGTCTGCGAGGGCCCCTTCGAGGTCCTCAGGACTGTCCGCCAGATCTACTGTTCACCAGCCTGCCGCAAAGACGCCGAACGCAGGCGCGACCAGGCCCGGGACGAAGACCGGGCCCGTCGGCTCGGCGAGACACCGACGCCACCGCCACTGCCGGAGCTGCCACCACAGCACAAACCGTTCAGTCGAGCATCATCACGCCAACCAGCCCTGGAACGCGACCCGTTGGAACCGACCGCGACCCGGAACTGTCCGCACTGCCAGCAGCCGGTCACCATCGTCGCGCTGCTGGCGACCCCGGAGGCCGCCCGCCCCTCAGTCCCCACGGCCATCCCTGACATCGTTCCGCTGCGAAGGACTCCATGACGTCCACCGACCGTCACTGATCAACGGGCCCGCCGACCTGCGGTCGGCGGGCCCACACCGTCAGTCCATCGAACGCAACCGGTCCAGTTCGCTGCCGATCGCATCCCGCAGCGCATCGTGCTGCGGGCCGAGCCTGAACCGCTCGTCACTCCACCGGTCACCCGGATACAGCCACACCGGCTTGCCCACCAGCTCAGCCGACTCCCACTCGAACCGCGGCCAGACATGGGCATGCAAGAACGGGTCCGTGTTTCCGAGGATCTCCAGGTTGACCCGGCGGAACTCGGGGTCCAACCGCCGGCAGGCCAGCTCAACCGCTTCTCCGAGTAGGTCCATGTCGGACAGAAACGACAGCCGCTTAGCCTTGGGCAAGTCAGACAGCCGTTGAACACCCGGCTCGTCCGCGAGGAGAACTGAGTACCCGGGCAGGAACTGAACGTCGCCGATCACCGCGAAGCCAGACTCAAGTCGCCGCAACACAGTCGGATTCTCGCTCCGCAGAGCAGCCCCGATCCGGTCCTTCCGCCAGTCACTGGTCATGGCCTGAGCCTATCCGCCGGTGATCAAGACCTGCTCTTCGCTCCCCACCCTCCCCACTCACTTCAAGAACCAACCAGGCGAGGCGAAGAGCGGCCCCGGCCGTTTTCAAGAATCGCCATCACCGTTGGACTTCTTCATGCTTCTCACGACGCAACCGTGGAGTGCGCTTTCGCCCGTAGTGGTGCTCGAACCACTGGCGCCGAGCGGGATCACGTATCTCGCGCTGTACCTGGGCTACAGGGTCGTTGATCCCCTCGACGGCCCGCGGTGGAAGGGCGTGGCGAGCGAAGCCGGCCTTCGGGTGCGCATGGTGCAGCTTCATGTCGCGCGCCCACTCAACTGCAGACCTCTTGTGCTTCCAGCTATTACACCGGTCGCAGGCAGGCACGAGGTTCCACCAGATGTCCCCTCCCGCCCTGCCTGCCAATGGCGCTTCGTGCTCAAGGGTCTGTGACTGCCGCTCGTCGCAGTACACGCACCGGCGCTCGTGTGCCATCAAAACCATGATCCACACCTAGAGGGGCTGATTCCCCCGATCCTTGCTCAGCACTTCTTGTCCAGCTCCCGCCATCTCCACCCCTCTGCCACTCAGCTCGGCGGCCTCGTACGGAGAGCCACTGACAGACAGCCTGGCTATCGCCGAAGTAGCAATTCCCGGATCGGACGGAGCACAGCTGCAGACACACCATCTGCAGAAAGCCACCGCCCACACCACCGGCACGGGTTGGATCCGGCAGGGCCTGACGGGCGTGGTCCGGAATTTCCGTGAAACCGAATACATCCGCGATGACGGGACACAGGGAAGCCCGCGGGTAGGTCCTCCGCGCCACCGACTCACTTGCTCCCGTTGGGCTTTGCCACTGGCGGGCACCATCCCGGCACGGGGTCTTCCGGGCTCGTCAGGACGTGTGCGAGGTAGTCGGTGATGGTGAAGGCGACTTTTGGGTCGGTGATGAATGCCGTGGGGTCGATGGTCTGGGTGACGATCAACGGAACAACGCTCCAGCTGACGTCTGTGGTGACTGCACAGGCGAGGGCCGCAGCGCGCGGTTTGGAGGCGACCGCGTTCACTTTGCGCAGGACCTTGACCAGGTGGCCCTTCTTGGGGTCTGTGAAGTGTTTGATGTGCCGGATCACCGCGTCCGGAGAGTGCCCGGGGTGGGGGCGCTTGGCCTCCACAACCCAAAGGCGGGCCGTTGCCGGATCGGCGATGAGCAGGTCGATCTCGCCTCCTGTGGTCGGCAGGCCGACGCGCTCGGCGTCCTTCTCCCTGAGGTTCGTGCAGTAGGGCAGGCCGAGGCGGTCAGCGACGGCGGCTATGTCCCTCTCCAGCTGCTGCTCCTTGGCCTGACGGTGCCTGGCGAGGGCCTCGCGGACAGGTTGAGGGAGATCCCGGTCGGGCAGGCGTCCGTCCTGGAACGCAGCCTCGTAGACCTCCTGCGCGATGTGGATCAGCCACGGCAGGATCAGCAGCTCGCCTGGGCGGGCAGCGACCAGCGGATGAGTGGCAAGTCGGGCGCGCCGCTCCACCTCGGTGTAGCGGTGTTCACGCGGATCGTCAGCGTTGTGGCGGTCGAGGGTGAGCCGGCCGATCGCGGCGCGAGTTTCCAGCTCAGGCAGTTGGGACCAGGCGGCCGCATCGCCCGCGAGCTTCTCGGGCGTGATGATGGCGTACCCTTCGGGGCCGGTCGGCCAGTCCACGGCCGTCCCGAGCACGGCAGTGAGGGCGTCGAATCCGAATCCCCACGCCTGGCGCAGCTCCCGATCCGCACGCGCGAGGGAGGAGCCGGGGAGCAGGCGGAGGGCAGTGAAGGCAGCTGGCGTCCTGCCCAGCTGAAGGCCGCCGGGGGGCGGGGAGGGTAGATCGGCAAGAGTAGTCTGTCGGCTTTGGGCCAGCCAGTGGTCGTGACGCACTCGGATCCAGGCGTTGTGGTCCAGTCCGAGGTGCGTGGCGGTTGCGGCCGGGTTGTCGTCGTCGGGCTGATCGATGGTGAAGACGCCGGTGTCGTGGACGTGGAGTTCCAGGTCGTGTAGTCCCCGAGCGCCGGCGACGGCTGTGATTCCGCTGTGCAGGATCAGTTCCGCGAGGGCGACCAGGTCGGCCACGGCCAGGAGGTCGGCGGCGCGGTCTCCTTCGGGTGGGGTGGCCAGTGCCTCCTGCAAGAGCAGGGTCAGCGCGGACGTGGCCCTCGTGTCGTCTCGGGTGCGATGCTGCGCCTCCTCGACCCAGTTGTCGGCCCAAGGCGCGGCCAGATTGAACAGGAGCTCGTGGTGGCGGCGGGTGCGGGCGCACCAGGCGGCGTTGAGGTGGCGAGCCAATTCGATGGTGAGTGCGGGCGCGAAGGAGCGGATCTCCGCAGCGAGCAGTGCCTCGAGGGCATGGAGAACCTGTTCGGCCGGGCGCATGGCCTCCCGCCCGCGCCACTGGCCGGCGGGGACCTGAGCTTCGCGAACGGCCGCGGCTGCAGAGCGCAGGGCTCGGACTTGAACGTGGCGGTCCTCCGGCACGGTGTACGCACACGCCTGGGCGGGCCAGTGGTTCTCGAAGGCGTTGAAGAGCAGGACCGGGTGGGCCTGGCTCCATGCCTCGATGAAGGTCCGGGTATCGGTGCCGTGGCCGGCGTCTCGGCCTTCCCGGATCCGAGCGACGCAGTGGTGGAGGGCATGGCCGAGAGCGCGGTGTCCTTCCTGCCCGTCACCCGCGAACGCCCCGAGGAGGTCGGGCTCAAGGACGAGTCGGACGAAGGCGTTGGCCGGGTCAACCGCAACAAGCAGGCGCAGGCCGTCGACGGGGGGCTGGGCATCTGTTGCGTCGTCGGGCTGCTGTGCCGCGTCTGGCAGTGCCGGGGTCAGATGCAGGGTGATCGGGGTCTGGTCGGGGAGAGTGAAGTGCCTGGCGATGTCCGGGTGAGCGGTGATGGTGGTGCGGACCGCGTCGGGCAGTGCCGAAAGGTCCAGCGGCGCCTCGCTCGGCGGGTCCAGGGGGACGATCACGGCGAGTGGCGGGTGGGTGCTGACAGCAACAGCCGCGCGGGGGGTTGCGTAGTGGTGCAAGTCCGCTTGCAGCCCCTCGGCTCCCTCGGGAAGGTCGACGATCTTGCTGGCTGTCCACTGCACGGAAGGGGGCAGGCCTGCATCCGCCAGGACTTTGTCGATGGGTGCCCAGGTGGCAGCCCGATCCCAGGACAGGTCTCGGCCGCTCCACGGGACGACGGCTACCTCGGGCGTGTGTTCGGCCGGCAGGAGGAGTGTCCCATTGCGGTGCCAACTGCTCCACGCATCGAGCAGATGCAGGTAGGCGATCGCGTCCACGCCCGGGTGCTGGGTCATCTCCAGCACGAACAGGGCCAGTGCGGCGGGATCCCCATGGGCGTCGGCTGCCATCTCGGCGAGTTCTTCGACGTGCACCATGAGGGTGTCGGTGACCACTTCACGCACGAGGA comes from Streptomyces sp. FXJ1.172 and encodes:
- a CDS encoding stress protein: MTDSLGRTLAVATGPDAFLAAERAGGQEGRFAPFEELAATVMTTSFTGTAPVELSADGHFSLRLPPSARAAMNGWFDLARQQAKGAWWLPESTVVKAGPVNLPAYYTSNPRWAANIAAMVSARSPLASNPDAFACWALLIPYATDLLAPLALRGPQAGALEPTAASAAWADAEARFRALGLLTAPVETALARLRPGGGWSRLTQDQQITARQALVHALTPAVDTTTTARWRATQLALLAQRYYLKAKKGRPTARTVLTKALQPTLAAFFDGDWLAFLDYLGEQPADDEQIVTTLPTPRLYVRASAKVEQIAAQQKLPVEQVASMVASYLGSDEIRSPIEQRVTVLRHYWETFDALHAAQRPGQPPLLELVGDPWIPPDEDEAFPTPVYERVLPPQLLAKTEKLWGSECHPRYPDRLVSALLPQASMAEAFGPALTFWHEIALSTWYICEGPYARSDLHGLADYHARRTDALKATGTPVDLNLFTELADADQRLGPPQDIQRPIKMDHPDGYTITATTTVGQRRDGFPLLRDIITRHRRTWARQHLETALGSWEGQLQEVSRELNRAANGRGKPLTVKQFARIAAPVANRWFGGDLAALCAAIGEKTPVQQERIHLLPYDRTALCRHLFHALGGRYVTNTGGDVPGFQQSWAMTRLVAQAPRLIQLEELLGRTPTEKEFRAPSYTWPEGLTYPAYTAATQQARLDLPLTRTTKAEQEPATQPTPSTPPDPRKHPDTDPAAATLTTSTSGAARTPTHTPQPPTRTQLSQRAAAPAGATLSPTTGT
- a CDS encoding Mu transposase domain-containing protein, with the translated sequence MWASTLFDEVTALGYQGAYSTFTRALRRYQVRPHCEPCHASTGRNVAVIAHPPGEEIQFDWLELPEAPEGWGVGEHAHLLVGALAHSGRWRAVLSESEDFPHLIQALDEVMRKLGGTTRRWRFDRMATVCYPSSGQMTAAFAAVAKYYGAGVDICPPRRGNRKGVVEKANHSAAQRWWRTVPDGLSVLQAQSGVDKLAVRMDERRRRIDGVVTTVGELAAAEPLLDIPVRPFPAELEVERTVSPQSLVQFDGNFYSVPPGLPGVQVKVVHRLGEDHLRIATAGRAVIAQHRRAPRGAGQTVRDDGHVIALERAVLASFSDRAPCKNKVRKPPSAAALAEAERLRGQTVAGSPAERVVIDLSHYAAVADRLRSVPPPTKEENPE
- a CDS encoding HIT family protein; amino-acid sequence: MTSDWRKDRIGAALRSENPTVLRRLESGFAVIGDVQFLPGYSVLLADEPGVQRLSDLPKAKRLSFLSDMDLLGEAVELACRRLDPEFRRVNLEILGNTDPFLHAHVWPRFEWESAELVGKPVWLYPGDRWSDERFRLGPQHDALRDAIGSELDRLRSMD
- the istB gene encoding IS21-like element helper ATPase IstB: MSTSPMQMSEARRFQQLRGHLSYLKLNDAAEALNRVLDQARTERMSLTAALERLLEIEVEATEARRLAARLRFACLPEPWTLNDFDFAAQPGVDEKLIRDLATLRFLDDASNVLFVGPPGVGKTMLSVALARAAVEAGHRVYFTTAAELAAKCHKAALEGRWKTCMNFFAGPKLLVIDELGYLPLPEDGASALFQVINQRYLKSSTILTTNVGIADWAGAFGDATVAAAMLDRLLHRAAVAGIDGPSYRLRGHQNQAESLRAGVNARVS
- a CDS encoding HNH endonuclease codes for the protein MVLMAHERRCVYCDERQSQTLEHEAPLAGRAGGDIWWNLVPACDRCNSWKHKRSAVEWARDMKLHHAHPKAGFARHALPPRAVEGINDPVAQVQREIRDPARRQWFEHHYGRKRTPRLRREKHEEVQR